In Thermomicrobiales bacterium, the genomic stretch ATCAGATTGGAGTAGCTGGCCGCAGCTTCGACATTGGGCGCGATGCTGGAAACGGCGAAGCCAATGGCCAGGAAGGCAAGCGAACCAATGAAGATCGACAGGACCACCAGCAGGATGCTCCCCTGGATATCGACATCGAACAGGAAATGTGAGATCAGATAGAGGATCAGCGCCTGGGGCACCGCGACGATGAGTTGGGAGATGACCCGGGCGGTGATGAAACTGGAAAGCGGGAAAGGCGTGATCTTGATCCGGCGCAGGATGCCCCGCTCGCGGAAGGTGACGAACGAGGTCGAAAGCCCGATCACGCCGGCGTTCATGATCGACATCGCCAGGATGCCCGGGAGCAGAAAGTCCATATAGGAGATGTCGAGCGTTTCGACCGGTTGCGCTTCGATGGTGACCGGACTGGGACCCTGCGCCATCGAGTTCAGCACCTGGGTGATGGCGTTGATCGAGATTTGCGCGTTCGGCCCGGCGGCTTCGTCGTAATAGAGCTGGACGGTCGGAAAGCCGCCGCCTGCAGGTTCGTCGCCAAAGACGAGCACGACATCGCGGTTGCCGTCTTTGAGCTCATCCAGCTCGTCTTGCGTGTCTTCGCTGGTGGTAACCGAAAAGATATCGGTGTGTGACAGAGCCTGCGCGACCGCGGAATGGAACTCAGACGGGGCGCCGGTGAGCCCAACATCGGAGTTGAACTGATCGTTGTTGAAGACCGTGCCGAAGACCAGGATGAAGATAACCGGGAAGACGAGATTCCAGAAGAGCGCGGTGCGGTTGCGCACCGTCATCTTCAGGAACGACGTGATCATGGAAAGAAACGAGGTCATCTACGCCGCCTTTCTCCGTTGCCAGAAGCGGCGTTTGGGTTCGGTGTCATCGACATCGGTTTGCTCGGCCTCGGGTTCGAACGTGCGGCCGGTGAGCGTCAAGAAGACATCTTCCAGCGATGCCTGGTTGCTGCGGAGCTCGGTGAGCTCGACATGGTTGGCGCGGGCGGCTTCCAGGAGACCGATCAGGGTGAGCTGCGGGTTGTCGCTGCGGAGCTCGAGCTGATCGCCATTGACCGACACATCGCGGGAACCGGGGATCTCCCGTAGTTGGCGCTCATCGAGCGCACCGTCCCGCATGCGGGCGGAGATGGTGGCCTCGACATCGATTGCCTCGATGAGGCCAACCGGCGTATCGAGCGCGATGATCTTGCCGCGGTCCATGACTGCAATCCGGTCGCAGAGGATTTCCGCCTCTTCCATGTAGTGCGTCGTAAGCACGACCGTGGAACCCTGGTCGCGCACGTCGCGCACGGTTTGCCAGAGCTCACGGCGCGCGCCGGGATCGAGCCCGGTGGTTGGTTCGTCGAGGAAGACCACCACCGGATCGTTGACCAGCCCAAGCGCGATCGAGAGGCGTTGCTGCTGGCCACCGGAGAGCTGATTGGCCTGAGCGTTGCGCTTGTCGAGCAGGCCGACCATGCCGAGCAAGTGTTCCACCCGCGCGGGTGAGGAATCGACGCTGTAGAGATCGGCGAAGAGCTTGATCAGCTCGGAGGCGGTCAGATAGTCGAAGAGCGCGGTGGTTTGCAGTTGTACGCCAATGGCGCGGCGGACCTCTTCGGTTTGGCTCCGCGTGTCATACCCGGCGACCATGATGGTGCCGGCGTCGGGTTGGCGCAGGCCCTCGATCATCTCGAGGGTGGTGGTCTTGCCAGCGCCGTTCGGTCCGAGGATGCCGAAGATTTCGCCCGACAGGACGGTGAGATCGACGCCATTCACGGCGGCCAGCGTTCCGTAGCGCTTGACGAGGCCGTTGGCTTCGATGATCGGCTGACCGGCCGGAATGTGGACGGATTGGGTCACCCTGGACATGAATTCGCCTTCCGTGTCGACGCGGCAGTGCGTACCGGATCGCTCCATCGACCGCCAACGATACCGTCTTTGGCGTGATGCGACAGGATACGATCAGGAGAGCGCCAGGAGGATGATATGGCGAGAGCATCGAGACGGTTGGTGCAGGAACGGGATGGATACCGGTGCACGATCTGCGGCAGCCACGAGCAACTGGAGGTGCATCACATCGTGCCGCGGCGGTTGGGCGGTTCGAACGATCCGGAGAATTTGGTCACGGTGTGCGCGGCGTGTCATCGGCGCATGGACCGGGAATCGTTGGAGCGGGATGGGAGCGGGCACGGCGCTCCGTGGGAGGCTGGGTTGCGGGGGACGAGAGATTCCTCGGCAAGCTCGGAATGACGGGGGCGGCAAACTCGGAATGACGGGGGCGGCAAGCTCGGAATGACGGGAGGGGGTGTGCGCGGCATGACGGGGCGGCAGGCTCGGAATGACGGAGGGAGGATGCACAGATATACGTAGTGATTGTCGCGAACGAGACAGGGAATACGTGTTTTTGCCGATGGTGGGCAGGGGTGAACGGGCGCATGATGTGATCAGTGGGGAGAGGAACGTCTCTCGGCGGGCAGCCGGCCCAGGACGGTGATCGAAAGGAGCCGATACGAAAGAGGATCGACACAGTTAGGGGATGCCCCCGTGTAATTGGCAGATGGGGACGGCCGGATGTGGTACGGCTCGGGCCCCGAGATAAGTCGTAATGGAAGGATAGTGACTTGAATACAGCACGGTTTTCTACGGCGGGGTTGGCCCGCCTGAGCGCTCGGCGGCCCTGGCGCACGATTGGTCTGTGGTTGTTGGTCCTGGTGTTGGCCGGTATGTCCGCGTCGACATTGAATGACGCACTCACGACCGAACAGGGATTCCTGAACAATCCGGAATCGCAGCGCGGTAAGGAGCTACTGGAAGAGCGCCTGCGCGGCGAGCAGCCGATTACCGAGACGATTGTGATTCGCTCGGAGCGCCTGACGGTCGATGATGCGGCCTTCCAGGCCAAGGTCGACGGTCTGGTGAGCGCGCTCGCCGCAACTCCGGAGCTGACCAGCTCGGTGGTTTCGTACTACTCGACCGAGAATGCGGCGCTGGTTTCCGAGGACCGGCATTCGACCATCGTTTCGGTGGTCATGAACGGCAACCTGGACGAGGCGATTGCCCGTGTGCCTGACTACCAGGCTGCGCTCGCGAGCGCTCAGAAGGATGGCGACTTCCAGATCTACTCGGTGGGCGATGCGACGATCAGCGAAACGTTCGAGCGCATCTCCGAGGAAGACCTGGCGAAGGGCGAGACGATTGGCCTGCCAGTTGCGATCCTGATTCTGATCGTGCTGTTCGGCGCGTTGGTTGCGGCTGGATTGCCAGTGATCGTCGGGTTCGTTTCCATCTTCATCGCCATGGGGCTTTCGGCCCTGGTGGGCAAGACAACCGATCTGTCGTTCTTTGTCGTCAACATGATCTTCATGATCGGTTTGGCGGTTGGGATCGACTATGCGCTCTTCATCATCTCCCGCTTCCGCGAGGAGCGCGCCAAGGGTGTGGCGAAGCTCGATGCCATCGCCATCACCGGTGGAACGGCCAACAAGGCAGTGCTCTTCTCGGGTGGCACCGTGGTGCTGGCGCTTTCGGGCATGTTCCTGGTGCCGGAACTGACCTTCCGCAGCCTGGGCATTGGCGCGGTGCTGGTGGTGGTCGTGGCGGTGGCCGCGAGTCTCACCCTGCTGCCGGCGATGTTGGCGCTGTTGGGTGACAAGATCAACTGGCCGCGCCTGGGCCGCAAGCAGACGGTGACGGCCGATCCGCATCTGGTGACCTACAAGGGGTTCTGGGGCCGCGTGACCAAGCGCGTGATGGCGCATCCGGTGATCGCGCTGGTGCTTTCGGTCGGGTTGTTGCTCGCCTTCGCGCTGCCGATGATCGACATGCAGCGTGGTTCCTCCGGGGTCTCCAGTCTGCCGCAGAACACCGAGGCCGCGGCCGCTTACGCGCTGCTGGAGCGCGATTTCCCGGCCGGCATGATTGCCCCGGTGGAGATCGTGATCGATGGATCGTCCACCGATAGCGAGGTCGAGGCTGGTGTCGCAAACCTGCTGACCGCGTTGGAGAGCGATGAGCGCTTTGGACCGGCAGCAGTGCACCCGAACACGCTGGGCACACTGACGCTGGTTTCGGTGCCCCTGACGCTGGAGCCGGACAGCCCGCTCGCGTATGAGACGATCGAGGATCTGCGCGAGCAGATCGTGCCGCCGGCCTTTGCGGGCGCGCCGGCCGAGGTGCTGGTGGCGGGTCAGGTGGCGCTGACGCAGGACATGAACTCGCTTGCCGAGGACTACCTGCCGATCGTGATCGCCTTCGTGCTGGCGCTGAGCTTCATCCTGCTGACGGTGGCGTTCCGCTCGATCGTGGTGCCGGTCAAGGCGCTGATCATGAACCTGCTGAGCGTGGGCGCGGCGTATGGCTTGATCGTGCTGGTCTTCCAGAAGGGCTATGGCGCGGACCTCTTCGGTTTCCAGACGGTGCCGATGATCGAAAGCTGGTTGCCGCTCTTCCTCTTCTCGATTCTCTTCGGGTTGAGCATGGACTATCACGTCTTCCTGCTGAGCCGCATCCGGGAGCACTACGACCTGACGAAGGACAACAAAGAGTCGGTGGCCTTCGGTCTGCAATCGACCGCCAAGCTGATCACTGGCGCGGCGCTCATCATGGTGGTGGTCTTCGCCGGGTTTGCGGCAGGCCGGTTGGTGATGCTGCAGCAGGTCGGATTCGGCCTGGCGGTGGCGATCCTGATCGATGCGACGATCGTGCGCTCGATTCTGGTGCCGAGCAGCATGGTGTTGCTGGGTGACCGCAACTGGTACTTCCCGACGTGGCTCGGCTGGTTGCCGCATGTCACGATCGAGGGTCATATGCCCTCGCTGCCGGCTGCGCCAGTCTTCGCTGCGACGAGCACCAGCGGCGACGACTAGGGACGAACCGAGGGTTCGCACCCTGCGTATCGAGACGCCCCCCTTCTTCTCCTTGTTGGAGAGGAAGGGGGTTTCGTGTGTTCGATGGCAAGAATCTGCATAGTTTCGCGCATGATACCGGTACCATGCCGTGATAGGATGGAGCCGACGGTCTGCTTTGGGTGGGACTCGTAGGTTCATACGCTGACGACGTGTCGATAGCGGAGGATAGGTGCATGGATTCACAACGGTTCGATCGAATATCACGCTCGTTTGCCGCGCGGACGACGCGGCGGCAGGCGATGCGTCAGGTTGGCGCCGGGGGTGTGCTCGGCGGGGTCGCTCTCGCGCTGGGCGCGAAGCAGTTGCAGGCGCAGGGTCCTGTGCAGACGTGCTCGTTGCCGATCATTGCCGAGGTGTATGTGGGACCGTGGCTGGGAACGGTCTATCAGGGTACGCTGTCGCTCGATATCGGCGCGACTGGCGCGATCGACAGCGGCTCGTTCGACACGCTCGATGGACAGCACTATGCGGTGGTGGGGCATGCCGCGGGACGTGGGCTGGATGCGCGCGTCGACCTGGGGAACCAGCAGCTCCTGACGTTGACGGGCACAGCCGAGAACGCTTTCGAACTCTGCCAGGGCGCGGCGGCCGGGTCGTTCATGGGGCCCGAAATGGGCAACATGGGAACCTGGATCACGGTCGATGGGATGACGCTGGTGGGTTCGGGCGGTCCGGGGATTACTCCCTCGGGGACGCAAACCCCGACGCCGAACCCATGCGCGGCCGTGTCGTGCCTCGAACCGCAAGTTCCCAGCGCGGATACCTGCGAGTGTGTCTGCCCGGGCGGCGAGCTGGTCTGCGGTGGCGCCTGTTGTGGAGCAGGCCAGGAATGCGCCGATCCCACCACGAGCACCTGCCAGTGCATCGCAGGAATGCAGCCATGCGGCGATCAATGCATCGGGCTTTGCAGCGAGATCGAGTATCTCGATGAGATCTCGTGCCTGTGCGTGCCCTACTGCCCGGATGCGAATTGCACCCCGGGACAAACGTTGAACATGGAAACGTGCGAGTGCGAGGATCTGCCGCTATGCCCGGGCGGAACCGTGGCGTGCGGAAGCATTTGCGCCGATCTGGAGAACGATCCGGAACATTGCGGATCGTGCGATCACCAGTGCCCGTGGATGCCAACCGCGGACGATCAGTTGCTGCCGTCGCTCTGCGTGGCAGGCGATTGCTGCCTGGATACCGATCATCTCTGCGCGGCAGATGGCGATTGCTGCTCGGGGTCGTGCGACTTCATCTCGGGCGGCTTGCAGGTTTGCGCGTAGGGTTTCGCGCGTTGCCGGGCTCCCCAGGTCGGAACCAGGGGCTCACAGCACGAAGCCTCTCCGAGGCTGAGTACGACGATCGAAGCATGCAAAACCGCCGGCCATGTGCCGGCGGTTTTCTGCGGTGACGAGCTATCAGGCGTTGGCGGGCGCGGTAGAGAAAGGTTCGCCAGGCCAGCCCGCTTCGGGATCCAGGTCATGGACTCGATTCAGGCGACCAACAAGAAGATTCGCCCGAGTGTGGTTCAGATTTTGGGATTTCCAGGATGCGTCGACGGCCGAAACGATCAGAAGTGGCGCCTGCCACGGAATCGGCCAGAAGACGACGCGATGGACCGTTGTTGGTCTGTGACGTCCCACCGTTGAAACGCTGGGCAGCCCAGATTGTTCGTATTCGCCGGTCACGCCCATTTCCTCACGTAGCCGCAGGCCTCCGTGCCTGCCCTCCCTTCCTCACGTAGCCGCAGGCCTCCGTGCCTGCCCTCCCCTTCTTCACGTAGCCGCAGGCCTCCGTGCCTGCCCTCCCCTTCCTCACGTAGCCACAGCCCTCCGTGCCTGCCCTCCTTCCTCACGTAGCCGCAGCCCTCCGTGGCTGCTGTCTGGCGTCAAGAGCCGCCACGGAGGGCTGCGGCTACGGGGTTTGGGACAGAGCAGCCACGGAGGGCTGCGACTACGGGGTTTGGGGACAAGAGCAGCCACGGAGGGCTGCGACTACGGGGTTTGGGGACAGGAGCAGGCACGGAGGGCTGCGCTACGGGTTTGGGGACAGGAGCAGCCACGGAGGGCTGCGGCTACGGGTTTGGGGACAGGAGGAATCCAATATGAATATTCCGGGCCAAGCCCCTGGGCAATCACCTGGAATCCGTAGCGGTGCGGCCACGGCTGGTCGGTCCTGCTTCGGGCTCACGCCGGATCGAACCAGGGTGTCGATTCCCACTATCTGAACCACCCCCGACTTGCTATTGGTTGGGTGAGGTTGGTTTCGGTGAGGAAGATCTGGAGCATGCGGCGATTGTCGGGCATGTTGGCGGGATCAAGGGGTGTCGTGGGGATCCAGTGGAGACCTATGGACGTTTGCCTATTCGCTCAGACGGGTGTAGGTTCTGCAGGTAGAGGAGTGCGGGATTTGGTGTGCGACCTGAGGACGGCCGGATGGCGGTAACGATTCGGGATGTGGCGAAGTTGGCCGGGGTGTCGCCGATGACGGTGTCGCGCGTCATCAACGGCAGTCCGAAGGTGACGCCGGAAACCCGGGAGCGCGTTCAATCCGCGATCGCCGAACTGCATTACGTGCCGAACACGCTGGCGCGCGGTTTGACGCAGCAGCGCAGCGGGACGATTGGGATGGTGGTTCCCGATCTGGGAGACCCGTTTTTCACCCTGGTGCTGCGTGGGGCGGAACGAGTGGCACGGGCGGCGGGGTATCGGGTGATCGTCTGCAATACGCAGAGCGACGCTGAGCTGGAAGCAGCCTATGTGGACGATCTGATCGCGCATCAGGCGGACGGGGTGATTCTGGCGCCAGTGGACAATGGGTCGGTGACGGTGGTCGATTGGATGGTGACGCGCGAACTGCCGCATGTGTTGCTGGACCGCTCGATTCCCGGGGTGCAGGCGGATCTGGTGCAGGGGGATAGCGTGGGCGGCGCGCGTTTGCTGGTGGATCACCTGGTGGCGAATGGACACCGTCGGATTGGGCATGTGACTGAGTCGCAGAGCGTTTCGACGGCGCGGGACCGGTTTCAGGGGTATCGGGAGGCGTTGGCGGCGAACGGGATTCCCTTCGACCCGAAACTGGTGACCGAGGGGAGCGGCGCGACGATCGAAGGGGCACGGGGCGCGACGGAGGAACTGCTGGGGCGGGGGTGGATTTCACGGCGATTCTGGCGGTGAACAATCTGTCGGCGGTGGGGGTGGTGCTGGCATTGCGGGAAGCGGGGTTGAAGGTGCCGGGGGATATCGCCGTGGCGTGTTTCGACGATATCGAGCTGGCGGCGTATCTCTGTCCGTTCCTGACGGTGCTGGCGCAGCCGGCGACGACGTATGGGGCGATTGCGACGGAGTTGCTCATCGGGCGCATCCAGGGGACGGCGCCGGATGAACGGCAGGTGATGGTGCTGGAGGGGGAGCTGATCGTGCGGGAGTCGACGGCGGGATAGGGGGACGGAAGCAGGCGGCAGGCAGCAGGCGGCAGGCAGCAGGCGGCAGGCAGCAGGCAGCAGGCAGCAAGACGAGACTGGTTGGGTCGATGATCGGTGCGGGGGACGACGAACCGTCATCCTGAGCTTGTCGAAGGATCTCGCTGGAGTTGCAGATTGCGTGATTGCTGGAGGAGTGAGTTTCGGGCAACGAGAGGTCCCCGTTCGGCTGCGCTCAGGGCAGGCTCTCCACTTCGGTCGGGGCGACGGGGTAGTTGTTGACGGGGGGCGGGTGGGTGCGTAGTATGCGGAGAGACAAGGCAAGACTGGCGATGGGGTTCGCCATCGAGCGCACTTTGGTGCTGATGACTCCTAGCGCGTATGCGCCGGGTTTGGCATGCCTGCTCCGGAACGTCTGGAGAGGTGCGCCGGTGTCGAAGCTCGATGGCAGATGGTTCTTTGTTGCGTCGGGGTTGGGTGCGGTCGTTGGGATCGCCAGCGGGCTGGCGAGCGCGTTTTTCCTGATTGCGCTGAACTGGGCGACCGATGAGCAAACCAACAATCCCTGGTTGCTCTATCTGCTGCCGTTTGCCGGGATTCTGATTGCCTGGGCATATGCCGGATGGGGCAAATCGGCCGCAGGCGGGAACAATCTGCTGCTGGACCAACTGCACGAGGCGGGCGATTCGAACCGGGTGCCGTTGCGCATGTTTCCGCTGGTGCTGAGCGCGACGATTCTGACGCATCTCTTCGGCGGATCGGCCGGACGCGAAGGGACCGCCGTACAGATGGGCGGGGCGATTGCAGGTTGGATGTCGCGCGTGCTGCATATGACGAATCGGCATCTGCGGGTGATGTTGATGTGCGGGATCAGCGGCGGATTCTCCGGTGTGTTCGGCACGCCATTGGCCGGTACGGTGTTTGCCATGGAAGTGGTGGCGATGGGCGGGATGCGTTACGAGGCGCTCATCCCCTGCCTGATCGCGGCGGTGGTGGCGGATCTGGCAGTGCGTGCGGTGGGCGTGGAGCACATTGCCTATGCGGTGACTTCTGGCTTCCCGGAGATTTCCGCGCAGACGGCAGGATTGGTGGTGGTGGCGGGAATCATGTTCGGGTTGAGCGAGCCTGGTCTTTGCCGAGGCGACGGTAGCGGTGGAGCAACTCTCCAAACGGTTCGTGCCGATCCCGACGTTGCGAACCTTTCTGGGCGGCATTCTGGTCATTCTGATCACGCTGGCCTATGGCACGCGGGCGTACAACGGGTTGAGCCTGCCGCTCTTGACCGATTGTTTCACGGGGCAACCGGTGCCAGCGCTGGCGTTCCTGTTCAAACTGATTCTGACGGCGGTGACGTTGGGGGTGGGATTCAAGGGGGGCGAGGTGACACCGCTGTTCGTGATCGGCGCGACGTTGGGAGTGACGCTTTCGGGACCGCTGGGACTGGAACCAGATTTTCTGGCGGCGTTGGGCTTCGTGGCGGTCTTTGCGGCGGCGGCAAATACACCAATCGCCTGCGTGATCATGGGCGCGGAACTCTTTGGGGGATCGGGAATCGTCTTCTTCGGGATCGCGGTGTTCGTGGCGTACACGATTTCTGGAGACCGGGGGATCTATCACGCGCAGCGCATCGTGACGGGCAAGCATATGCGGCTCGAAAGCGCCACCATAGGCGGGTCGCTGGCGGAGGCTCGGGCGGCGCGGGCGCCGTTGGTGGAGCAGTTCGAGCGGTGGTGGGATCGGGGTGCGGGGACCTGAGATGGCATTCGATTGGACATTCGGGGGCCAACTACCGTCGCTCCGTTTTGTCCCACCGTTGAAACGCTGGGCTGAGACGTCTTTCGTTGTGCGCACCTCGGTTTCCAGTCTGAGCGTGGAGTTCGGGCAACGAGAGATCCTTCGCTGCGGCTCAGGATGACGGGCGCAGTCACCCGGATTCGGCATGCGGCAGTCGTCAGGGGTACGCGATCATGGAAATGAGAGGACACGGAGGTCTTTCACTCCGGCCTCAGGACCCCGGGCTCAGGACCCCAGCGGGACGCCGTGCCAGTCGGTGCAGATGAGCGCGCCATCGACGAAGCGGCCGGCGGCGGTGTCGGTGTTGTCGAACATGTGCTGGATGGCGAATTCGGGCGCGATGTTGGCAAACAGTTGGGTGAGGCAGGCGAGGAGCACGCCGCCGTGGGCAACGATGACAAGCGTGCCGGGCTGCGCGACGTGGTTGGTGATGATTCGCTGCGAGGCGGGCACGAAACGCTGGAAAACCTGGAGCAGGCTTTCGCCGCCGTTGGGCGCGGCTGCTTCGTAGTCACCTGCCTGCCATCGGCCCATGACCGAGCGCACCGCCCCTTCCTCGATCATGCCCATGCTGTATTCGGGGTCGATAAAGGCGATTTCGACGAGGTCGTCGTCGAGCTGAATCTGCAACGCGTGTGGCAGAGCGATGGCGGTGGCGGTCTGGATGCAGCGGGTGCGGGTGCTGGTGTAGACGGCGATGAGGTTGGTATCGGCCAATCTGGTCCCGATTGCTGTTGCCTGTTCCATGCCTTTACGAGTCAGGGGATAGGTGACGCCGCTGTCGGGTGGCAGGGCATGCCGGGGGATTTCCAGTTCCGGCATGATGTTGATCTGTGATTCGGCATGTCGCACGAAGAGGACGCGGAAGTCGGGGTGCGGATCGATGCCATGCCAGAGATTGGGGATCATAGGGTGCTCCGATGTTGTCAACAAGCATGCGGCAAGCAGCGCGCGGCTTGCAGAATAGCGCGTTGGCCGTGGAGGGTGATCATGCTGCAGGACTGGCGGCTGTGGTTGGGGTTGCCGGGACCGGGGTGTTGGTCGGGACGCGGGTAGGCGTGCGCGTGGGCTCGGATGTTCGGGTTGCCGTGGCGGTGTCGAGCACGGGGACGGGTGTTGCCGGGATCGGGGATGCCTCTTCCGTGGCAGGGGTTTCCGTGCGGACTGGGGTGGACGTGACGAGCAGATTGGGCGGGATGGTCTCACGCTGATATTCGACGCGCACGTTGCCATCGCCTTCCTGGTTGTAGAGCTCGACCAGGCCAAGGATTTGCAGCAGGGCGGCGCGGTTGTCGGCGCCTTCGGGGAGCTTGCGGCATTCGCCGTCTTCCAACTCGAGCTGAATGGCGGTGAGCCCTTCCACCGGCTGTTCGGCGTCGATGAGGACATCGATGCGGCGGACGCCACCGTCGATGATGGTTTGTTGCGCTTCGGCCACCGTGGTATCGAGACAGAGGTTGACTTGCGAGCCACTATCGCGGTTCGAGAGCCAAACGATCATGAGCAGCAAGAGAAGGGCGATGGCGCCGCCGATGAGGGTGCCGTAGATGAGCACCGGTTTGCCATCGAGACGCCGCTGCATGGCCGAGAAGGCGCCGTCGTCCTTCGGCATTTCGGTGTCTGCGGGTGTTGTTTGCGGTGCGTCCGGGTCGTTGTCGCTCACGAGGGAAAGGATCGCACGGAATGGGTTCCAGGAGCGAGAGACCGCAAAGGAAATGGATCGGCGCTGGATCAAACGAAGACGCCCTCGCGGGAGGGCGTCTTCGCCAGATCAAGAAGCGATTGCGACCCCCAGCCGGGTGCAATCTGGGCGCCTCTTCGGCGCATCGGGGTAGGCGTTGGTTGGGGTCCGCCGAGTGATGGGCAGACATGCGCCGGAGCGGGAGATGCCCGCTCCGGCGCAGAGAGTGTAGCCGATTACGCGGCCGGCGCGACGATATTGAACTGCTGAACCATGCCGTGGGCCGCATGCGGGGCGCCATCCGGGCTGGGGTAGAAGCAGAGCAAGGTATAGGCGCCGGGCTCGAGACCGATGAGCGTCAGGTCGGCCGACCCACCCGGCTCGATGTCGAAGACACCACCCACGAAGGTGACCTGGGACATGTCGACTGAGCCGTCCAGCAGCCCCATCGGATCGGCGCCCTCGGGCAGCTGCGCCACGATGGCCTCGTGCGCCTCTTCGCCGGAGTTGGAGAAGTTGAAGATGATGGCGTCGGTCTGGACGAAGTCCCAGGAGCCGCTGAAGGACTCGAAGGCGTAGGTGATCCCGCCGGTGGCCTCATCGGTGGTTTCGGTGATGTTGATGCCATTGACGGCGACAAAGTCGACATCCGGAGTTGGCGGCAGGTCGGCGCGCTCGTCGAGCTTCCAGGCGCCATCTTCCTCGATCAGGAACCAGCGCCAGTGGTTGTACCAATGGTCACCGACCATGGCCTGCACATCGGCGGAGACGCGGCCATCGTCCCAGACCATGGCGTTGTCGACATCCTGCAGGGTGACGACCGGGAAGGGAGAGCCGAGCTCGCCTTCGACCTCGTCATAGCGGGTGGCGTACCCCTGGGAGGCGACGAAGCCATTGGATTCGAGGGCGACATAGAGGCCGGGATCGCCGGAGGCCTGGCCCTCGTTGTAGCAGGCGAAGTAGTTCTCGACTTCGGCGACGATGGTGGCGGCGGTGGCGTCATCGGCCGGGGTGCCGGTGACGACTTCTTCGGCTTCGGCGACGGCCATGGGGGTGCCCATGTCCATCCCGGCCATGTCGTCCATGGGGGTGGGGGTCCCCGGGGGAAGACCGGGGGAAACGCAGGCGACCGCAGCCGCTGGGGAGGCGACCGGAGAGGCGTCTTGCGCGGAGACTGGCGCGAGACTGGCGCTGGTGACGAAACCGAGCGCCAGTGCGGCGGCCGCGAGGCGCACGCAGCGGAATGTAGACCGTTTATCCGTGGTCATGAAACGGAATCCTCCTCCTTCGAACGATTCTTTCGATCCCCGGCAAGACTGGTCCGCTTTGGAACCCGCTCGCCGGGATTGGGAACATTTGACGACTGCCCGCCAGCGTGGCGGCGCGGCGATGGCGCCGGGAACGGCGCGATGCTGTTCCCGGCGCCGGAGCGACACTATTGCTCGACGGCGGTCCAGTTCTGGATGTTCCAGTAGTCCGGCTCCCAGCCGCTGGCGCCGATGTTGTCGACGACGAGCTTGTGCGAGA encodes the following:
- a CDS encoding ABC transporter permease, with product MTSFLSMITSFLKMTVRNRTALFWNLVFPVIFILVFGTVFNNDQFNSDVGLTGAPSEFHSAVAQALSHTDIFSVTTSEDTQDELDELKDGNRDVVLVFGDEPAGGGFPTVQLYYDEAAGPNAQISINAITQVLNSMAQGPSPVTIEAQPVETLDISYMDFLLPGILAMSIMNAGVIGLSTSFVTFRERGILRRIKITPFPLSSFITARVISQLIVAVPQALILYLISHFLFDVDIQGSILLVVLSIFIGSLAFLAIGFAVSSIAPNVEAAASYSNLITFPMLFLSGVFFDIDSAPSWLAPITKLLPLRYLVDALREVMTRGKGLDAIWMDWVILGATALVSVLIAIRFFRWDARSV
- a CDS encoding ABC transporter ATP-binding protein; this encodes MSRVTQSVHIPAGQPIIEANGLVKRYGTLAAVNGVDLTVLSGEIFGILGPNGAGKTTTLEMIEGLRQPDAGTIMVAGYDTRSQTEEVRRAIGVQLQTTALFDYLTASELIKLFADLYSVDSSPARVEHLLGMVGLLDKRNAQANQLSGGQQQRLSIALGLVNDPVVVFLDEPTTGLDPGARRELWQTVRDVRDQGSTVVLTTHYMEEAEILCDRIAVMDRGKIIALDTPVGLIEAIDVEATISARMRDGALDERQLREIPGSRDVSVNGDQLELRSDNPQLTLIGLLEAARANHVELTELRSNQASLEDVFLTLTGRTFEPEAEQTDVDDTEPKRRFWQRRKAA
- a CDS encoding MMPL family transporter produces the protein MNTARFSTAGLARLSARRPWRTIGLWLLVLVLAGMSASTLNDALTTEQGFLNNPESQRGKELLEERLRGEQPITETIVIRSERLTVDDAAFQAKVDGLVSALAATPELTSSVVSYYSTENAALVSEDRHSTIVSVVMNGNLDEAIARVPDYQAALASAQKDGDFQIYSVGDATISETFERISEEDLAKGETIGLPVAILILIVLFGALVAAGLPVIVGFVSIFIAMGLSALVGKTTDLSFFVVNMIFMIGLAVGIDYALFIISRFREERAKGVAKLDAIAITGGTANKAVLFSGGTVVLALSGMFLVPELTFRSLGIGAVLVVVVAVAASLTLLPAMLALLGDKINWPRLGRKQTVTADPHLVTYKGFWGRVTKRVMAHPVIALVLSVGLLLAFALPMIDMQRGSSGVSSLPQNTEAAAAYALLERDFPAGMIAPVEIVIDGSSTDSEVEAGVANLLTALESDERFGPAAVHPNTLGTLTLVSVPLTLEPDSPLAYETIEDLREQIVPPAFAGAPAEVLVAGQVALTQDMNSLAEDYLPIVIAFVLALSFILLTVAFRSIVVPVKALIMNLLSVGAAYGLIVLVFQKGYGADLFGFQTVPMIESWLPLFLFSILFGLSMDYHVFLLSRIREHYDLTKDNKESVAFGLQSTAKLITGAALIMVVVFAGFAAGRLVMLQQVGFGLAVAILIDATIVRSILVPSSMVLLGDRNWYFPTWLGWLPHVTIEGHMPSLPAAPVFAATSTSGDD
- a CDS encoding LacI family DNA-binding transcriptional regulator; its protein translation is MAVTIRDVAKLAGVSPMTVSRVINGSPKVTPETRERVQSAIAELHYVPNTLARGLTQQRSGTIGMVVPDLGDPFFTLVLRGAERVARAAGYRVIVCNTQSDAELEAAYVDDLIAHQADGVILAPVDNGSVTVVDWMVTRELPHVLLDRSIPGVQADLVQGDSVGGARLLVDHLVANGHRRIGHVTESQSVSTARDRFQGYREALAANGIPFDPKLVTEGSGATIEGARGATEELLGRGWISRRFWR
- a CDS encoding substrate-binding domain-containing protein; its protein translation is MDFTAILAVNNLSAVGVVLALREAGLKVPGDIAVACFDDIELAAYLCPFLTVLAQPATTYGAIATELLIGRIQGTAPDERQVMVLEGELIVRESTAG
- a CDS encoding chloride channel protein; the protein is MVFAEATVAVEQLSKRFVPIPTLRTFLGGILVILITLAYGTRAYNGLSLPLLTDCFTGQPVPALAFLFKLILTAVTLGVGFKGGEVTPLFVIGATLGVTLSGPLGLEPDFLAALGFVAVFAAAANTPIACVIMGAELFGGSGIVFFGIAVFVAYTISGDRGIYHAQRIVTGKHMRLESATIGGSLAEARAARAPLVEQFERWWDRGAGT
- a CDS encoding histidine phosphatase family protein produces the protein MIPNLWHGIDPHPDFRVLFVRHAESQINIMPELEIPRHALPPDSGVTYPLTRKGMEQATAIGTRLADTNLIAVYTSTRTRCIQTATAIALPHALQIQLDDDLVEIAFIDPEYSMGMIEEGAVRSVMGRWQAGDYEAAAPNGGESLLQVFQRFVPASQRIITNHVAQPGTLVIVAHGGVLLACLTQLFANIAPEFAIQHMFDNTDTAAGRFVDGALICTDWHGVPLGS